A stretch of Chrysiogenia bacterium DNA encodes these proteins:
- a CDS encoding PAS domain S-box protein, whose product MSAPQSAAAPEVDPQGGSPLLTPRIEGLLLGRALVFTVLLGAALVFQYNQSSGIEEAADLLLSLSPIYGVIVFVYLISILYAVIYRNLGAGEARPRFFAVFQIAADGLIVSYLLLVSGGTRSVFPFLYLLIVVYAGILLAGRGAFYSALLCSFLYTLVLWGLNWLPEPILESLQPFGTRVPTMEELAYASFVNMGSLFMMAALVSYLAERLRLTGERLARREIDYAELEELHREIVTNLTSGIITIDDRGQITYLNRAAEEMLGRNLTQVYRFPLRSVFPEISVAVEQSGDTANWARPEMRVNGAGGTHLVLGFSVASLGEAASRNRGSIIIFQDLTRLKQVEARLKRQDRLAAVGELAASIAHEIRNPLASISGSVQMLETSADVNPEDARLMAVVQREINRLDALIGNFLQYSRLMELSIAQADLAALVKDVLETFQRLRDQPSEVNLLLGEGDLHARIDADQIKQVLWNLLINARNAMEPEGGKITVEVFREGEGGGATCGIRVSDSGPGVPIEDRERIFTPFHTTRVDGSGLGLALVDRIVGLHGGEIDVDDSPGGGASFTVRLPIEPPPERVAQQAPASLREGAG is encoded by the coding sequence GTGAGTGCGCCTCAGAGCGCGGCTGCCCCGGAAGTCGATCCCCAGGGCGGCTCGCCCCTGCTGACGCCCCGAATCGAGGGGCTGCTGCTGGGGCGTGCGCTCGTCTTTACCGTCCTTCTCGGGGCGGCCCTGGTCTTCCAGTACAATCAGAGTTCCGGAATTGAGGAAGCGGCTGACCTGCTGCTCTCGCTCTCGCCGATCTACGGCGTCATCGTCTTTGTCTATCTGATCTCGATTCTCTACGCGGTGATCTACCGGAATCTGGGCGCGGGCGAGGCGCGCCCCAGGTTCTTTGCCGTCTTCCAGATCGCCGCCGACGGGCTCATCGTTTCCTACCTGTTGCTCGTCTCGGGCGGGACGCGCAGCGTCTTTCCGTTCCTGTATCTGTTGATCGTCGTTTATGCCGGTATCCTGCTGGCCGGCCGCGGGGCATTTTATTCGGCGCTGCTTTGCTCGTTCCTCTACACGCTGGTGCTCTGGGGACTGAACTGGCTTCCCGAACCAATTCTGGAATCGCTGCAGCCCTTCGGCACCCGCGTTCCCACGATGGAGGAACTGGCCTACGCGAGCTTCGTGAACATGGGCTCGCTCTTCATGATGGCGGCGCTGGTTTCCTATCTGGCGGAGCGCCTGCGCCTCACCGGAGAGCGCCTGGCTCGCCGGGAAATCGACTACGCCGAGCTCGAAGAGCTTCACCGCGAAATTGTCACGAACCTGACCAGCGGGATCATCACAATCGATGACCGGGGCCAGATCACCTATCTCAACCGCGCGGCCGAGGAGATGCTCGGTCGCAACCTCACCCAGGTTTATCGCTTTCCGCTCCGCTCGGTCTTTCCCGAGATCTCCGTAGCGGTTGAACAGTCAGGCGATACCGCCAACTGGGCCCGCCCGGAAATGCGGGTCAACGGGGCGGGCGGCACGCACCTGGTGCTCGGTTTTTCGGTCGCCTCGCTGGGCGAGGCAGCCAGCCGTAACCGCGGCTCCATCATCATTTTTCAGGACCTGACACGGCTCAAACAGGTGGAGGCACGCCTCAAACGCCAGGACCGACTGGCCGCAGTGGGTGAGCTGGCCGCCAGCATCGCCCACGAGATTCGCAACCCGCTGGCATCGATCTCCGGTTCGGTGCAGATGCTCGAGACCAGCGCGGACGTCAATCCCGAGGACGCACGCCTGATGGCCGTGGTGCAGCGCGAGATCAACCGGCTCGATGCGCTGATCGGCAATTTTCTCCAGTACAGCCGTCTCATGGAACTCTCGATCGCGCAGGCGGATCTGGCCGCGCTGGTCAAGGACGTGCTGGAGACCTTCCAGCGCCTTCGCGACCAGCCCTCGGAGGTGAATCTGCTGCTAGGGGAGGGCGACCTGCACGCGCGCATCGACGCCGATCAGATCAAACAGGTCCTGTGGAACCTGCTCATCAATGCGCGCAATGCGATGGAGCCCGAAGGCGGAAAAATCACCGTGGAAGTCTTTCGCGAAGGCGAGGGGGGCGGGGCCACTTGCGGCATCCGCGTGAGCGACAGCGGTCCGGGAGTGCCCATCGAGGATCGCGAGCGCATCTTCACTCCCTTTCACACGACGCGGGTCGATGGCTCCGGGCTGGGGCTCGCGTTGGTGGACCGGATTGTCGGACTTCACGGCGGCGAAATCGATGTGGACGATTCCCCGGGGGGCGGCGCGAGCTTTACCGTGCGCCTGCCCATCGAGCCGCCGCCCGAGCGGGTTGCCCAGCAGGCGCCGGCCAGCTTGCGCGAGGGCGCGGGCTGA
- a CDS encoding sigma-54-dependent Fis family transcriptional regulator, whose product MANILVVDDEASIREVLEIMLRREGHECTCAQDVTEARAALQGSEFQMVITDVRMPDGNGLDVLDAARKANPDVVVLMITAYAATETAIEAMRRGAYDYLTKPFKIDEIRHILKKALEAQSLKHENRALKSALEGRYGFRGIVGASPSMQKVFELVERIKDTRTNVLLKGESGTGKELVARSIHFNSVRKDAPFVAINCGAIPGTLLESELFGHAKGAFTGAISNKQGLFEQANGGTLFLDEVSEIPIELQVKLLRAIQERTIRAVGSNNDVEVDVRIIAAANKDLAEEVESGKFRQDLYYRLNVVEITLPPLRERREDIALLALHFLSKYAAEMGREIKTIAPDAMRLLEKNAYPGNVRELENVIERAVALESSDVIRAESLPYSPVEEVASMTSASTSAPGEDELPEEGIDLEAAVAVFETRLLKQALERTGGNKSEAAKLLGLSFRSFRYRCQKYGL is encoded by the coding sequence ATGGCGAACATCCTTGTCGTAGATGACGAGGCGAGCATCCGCGAAGTGCTGGAGATCATGCTCCGGCGCGAGGGGCATGAATGTACCTGCGCGCAGGATGTGACCGAGGCACGCGCCGCCCTGCAGGGCAGCGAGTTTCAGATGGTCATCACCGACGTGCGAATGCCCGATGGCAACGGGCTCGACGTGCTCGATGCCGCCCGCAAGGCAAATCCCGATGTCGTGGTGCTGATGATCACTGCCTATGCCGCGACCGAAACCGCCATCGAGGCCATGCGGCGCGGAGCCTACGACTACCTGACCAAACCCTTCAAGATCGACGAGATTCGCCACATCCTGAAAAAGGCGCTGGAAGCCCAGTCCCTCAAGCACGAGAACCGGGCGCTCAAGAGCGCGCTGGAAGGCCGCTACGGCTTTCGTGGGATCGTGGGTGCCTCGCCCTCCATGCAGAAGGTTTTCGAGCTTGTCGAGCGCATCAAGGACACGCGCACCAACGTGCTGCTCAAGGGCGAGAGCGGGACGGGCAAGGAACTGGTCGCGCGCTCGATCCACTTCAATTCCGTGCGCAAGGACGCGCCCTTCGTGGCGATCAACTGCGGGGCCATCCCCGGAACGTTGCTGGAGAGCGAGCTTTTCGGCCACGCCAAGGGCGCCTTCACCGGGGCGATCAGCAACAAGCAGGGGCTGTTCGAACAGGCAAACGGCGGCACATTATTTCTCGATGAGGTGAGTGAAATTCCGATCGAGTTGCAGGTCAAGCTCCTGCGCGCCATTCAGGAACGCACGATCCGCGCCGTGGGAAGCAACAACGATGTCGAGGTGGACGTGCGTATCATCGCCGCTGCCAACAAGGATCTGGCCGAGGAAGTGGAGTCGGGAAAATTCCGGCAGGATCTGTATTATCGGCTCAACGTGGTGGAGATCACCCTGCCACCGCTGCGCGAGCGCCGCGAGGACATTGCGTTGCTCGCGCTGCACTTCCTGAGCAAATACGCCGCCGAGATGGGGCGCGAGATCAAAACCATTGCACCCGATGCCATGCGGCTGCTGGAGAAGAACGCGTACCCGGGCAATGTGCGCGAGCTCGAAAACGTGATTGAGCGCGCCGTGGCCCTGGAGAGCAGCGACGTCATTCGCGCCGAATCGCTTCCCTACAGTCCGGTTGAGGAAGTGGCGAGCATGACCTCGGCCTCGACATCTGCGCCCGGTGAGGACGAACTGCCCGAGGAAGGCATCGATCTGGAGGCGGCTGTTGCCGTGTTCGAGACCCGCCTTCTCAAGCAGGCACTCGAGCGAACGGGCGGCAACAAGAGCGAGGCCGCA